From one Variovorax sp. PBL-H6 genomic stretch:
- the dnaJ gene encoding molecular chaperone DnaJ has translation MATKRDYYETLGVPKNASEEEIKKAYRKLAMKHHPDRNHGDSKDAETKFKEVKEAYEMLSDPQKRAAYDQYGHAGVDPNMRGGPGAEGFGGFAEAFGDIFGDVFGARAGGRAGGRQVFRGSDLSYAMEITLEEAADGKDAQIRIPSWDDCGTCKGTGAKPGTKPITCTTCHGNGVVQMRQGFFSVQQTCPTCHGTGKIIPEPCATCHGQGKIKNHKTLEVKIPAGIDDGMRIRSTGNGEPGTNGGPPGDLYIEIRLKKHELFERDGDDLHCVVPVSITTAALGGEISVPTLKGPAAIDIPDGTQSGKQFRLRGKGIKGVRSSYPGDLYCHIRVETPVKLTEHQRKLMKELDESLRKGGDKHSPTDKGWFDKAKEFFS, from the coding sequence ATGGCCACCAAACGCGACTACTACGAAACCCTCGGCGTTCCCAAGAACGCAAGCGAGGAGGAAATCAAGAAGGCTTATCGCAAGCTCGCGATGAAGCACCACCCCGACCGCAACCATGGCGACAGCAAGGATGCCGAGACCAAGTTCAAGGAGGTCAAGGAAGCCTACGAGATGCTGTCGGACCCGCAGAAGCGCGCCGCCTACGACCAGTACGGCCATGCGGGAGTCGATCCCAACATGCGCGGCGGCCCGGGAGCCGAAGGGTTCGGCGGCTTTGCGGAAGCGTTCGGCGACATCTTCGGCGACGTGTTCGGCGCCCGAGCCGGCGGCCGGGCCGGCGGCCGCCAGGTGTTCCGCGGCAGCGACCTGAGCTACGCGATGGAGATCACGCTCGAGGAGGCGGCCGACGGCAAGGATGCGCAGATCCGCATCCCCAGCTGGGACGACTGCGGCACCTGCAAGGGCACCGGCGCCAAGCCCGGCACCAAGCCCATCACCTGCACCACCTGCCATGGCAACGGCGTCGTCCAGATGCGCCAGGGCTTCTTCAGCGTGCAGCAGACCTGCCCCACCTGCCACGGCACCGGCAAGATCATTCCCGAGCCCTGCGCCACCTGCCACGGCCAGGGCAAGATCAAGAACCACAAGACGCTCGAGGTCAAGATCCCGGCCGGCATCGACGATGGCATGCGCATCCGGAGCACCGGCAATGGCGAGCCCGGCACCAATGGCGGCCCGCCCGGCGACCTCTACATCGAGATCCGCCTGAAGAAGCACGAGCTGTTCGAGCGCGACGGCGACGACTTGCACTGCGTGGTGCCGGTCAGCATCACGACCGCAGCGCTCGGCGGCGAGATCAGCGTGCCCACGCTCAAGGGCCCGGCGGCCATCGACATTCCGGACGGCACCCAGAGCGGCAAGCAGTTCCGCCTGCGCGGCAAGGGGATCAAGGGCGTGCGCTCGAGCTACCCCGGCGACCTGTACTGCCACATCCGCGTCGAGACGCCGGTCAAGCTCACCGAGCACCAGCGCAAGCTGATGAAGGAACTCGACGAGTCCCTCAGGAAGGGCGGCGACAAGCACAGCCCGACCGACAAGGGCTGGTTCGACAAGGCCAAGGAGTTCTTCAGCTAG
- a CDS encoding fumarylacetoacetate hydrolase family protein, producing the protein MRIASYQYQGRRHVGLVADDGQSLHPFAVDAGRAQRGVLPLIEDRAVGTAWPAPTGETLALADVRLEAPLPLPRRNLFCVGRNYHAHAKELSSSVFKNNAANPQEWPIVFTKVPECVIGPADEVRLPGDTISAQIDYEAELAVVIGKTGRNIARAEAMSHIFGYTIVNDITARDVQMRHQQWDLGKSFDTFCPMGPWIVSADALDGTQTRVRCWVNGELRQDARTTDFIFDIPSLIETCSRGITLYPGDVIATGTPAGVGMGFTPPRYLKAGDTVRIEIDGLGTLENRFA; encoded by the coding sequence TTGCGCATCGCTTCCTACCAGTATCAAGGCCGCCGCCATGTCGGGCTGGTTGCCGATGACGGGCAGAGCCTCCACCCGTTCGCCGTCGACGCCGGTCGCGCGCAGCGCGGTGTCCTGCCCCTCATCGAAGACCGGGCCGTCGGCACGGCGTGGCCCGCGCCCACCGGCGAGACCCTGGCGCTCGCCGATGTGAGGCTCGAAGCCCCTTTGCCCCTGCCGCGCCGCAACCTGTTCTGCGTCGGCCGTAACTACCACGCGCACGCCAAGGAGCTGTCGAGCTCGGTGTTCAAGAACAACGCGGCGAACCCCCAGGAATGGCCGATCGTGTTCACGAAGGTGCCCGAATGCGTGATCGGGCCAGCCGACGAGGTCCGGTTGCCGGGCGACACGATTTCGGCGCAGATCGACTATGAGGCCGAGCTGGCCGTGGTCATCGGCAAGACCGGCCGCAACATCGCGCGCGCCGAAGCGATGTCGCACATCTTCGGCTACACCATCGTCAACGACATCACCGCGCGCGATGTCCAGATGCGGCACCAGCAATGGGATCTCGGCAAATCCTTCGACACCTTCTGTCCGATGGGGCCCTGGATCGTCAGTGCCGACGCGCTGGACGGCACGCAGACCCGGGTGCGCTGCTGGGTCAACGGCGAGTTGCGCCAGGACGCCCGCACCACGGATTTCATCTTCGACATCCCGAGCCTGATCGAGACCTGCTCGCGCGGCATCACGCTGTATCCGGGCGACGTGATCGCGACCGGTACGCCGGCTGGTGTCGGCATGGGCTTCACGCCGCCGCGCTACCTGAAGGCGGGTGACACGGTCCGCATCGAGATCGACGGGCTCGGCACGCTGGAGAACCGCTTCGCCTGA
- a CDS encoding Bug family tripartite tricarboxylate transporter substrate binding protein, with protein sequence MHRPRRALLRATLLAVACCIAASTPAQSSWPAKPITMIVPFPPGGVADTVARPVAEGLSRELGQTVVVENRAGAGGAVGIGFVARAPADGYTVLLSLSSISILPEADLLLERKPAYQTSQFTPIARFTADPTVLAVRADAPWQTLSEFVADARRRPGAYNYGSSGNYGTMHVPMEMLKSAAGFRMTHIPYTGAGPAVVALLAGQVDAVASGPATVVQQIKAGKLRALAHWGDRPLAALPGVPSLEQAGFNVKFAQWSGLFVPAGTPDDVVRKLRAASAKAAADPAVVQVIEKAGSPMAYLDAPEFQSYWRTDAGVMTEAVRKIGKVE encoded by the coding sequence ATGCACCGACCCCGCCGCGCCCTGCTGCGAGCCACGCTGCTCGCCGTCGCTTGCTGCATTGCCGCAAGCACGCCCGCCCAGTCGAGCTGGCCGGCCAAGCCGATCACCATGATCGTGCCGTTCCCGCCAGGCGGGGTGGCCGACACGGTCGCTCGGCCAGTGGCGGAGGGCTTGTCGCGCGAGCTCGGGCAGACCGTCGTGGTCGAGAACCGGGCAGGCGCCGGCGGCGCGGTGGGTATCGGCTTCGTGGCCCGCGCGCCAGCGGACGGCTACACGGTGCTGCTGAGCTTGTCCTCGATCTCCATCCTGCCGGAGGCCGACCTGCTCCTGGAGCGCAAGCCTGCCTACCAGACGAGCCAGTTCACCCCCATCGCTCGCTTCACGGCCGATCCGACCGTGCTCGCGGTCCGCGCCGACGCGCCTTGGCAGACGCTGTCCGAGTTCGTGGCCGATGCACGCCGCAGGCCTGGCGCTTACAACTACGGCAGCTCCGGCAACTACGGCACCATGCACGTGCCGATGGAAATGCTGAAGAGCGCAGCGGGCTTTCGCATGACCCACATCCCCTACACCGGCGCGGGTCCTGCCGTGGTCGCTCTGCTTGCGGGCCAGGTGGACGCGGTCGCCAGCGGGCCTGCGACGGTGGTGCAGCAGATCAAGGCCGGCAAGCTGCGGGCGCTCGCGCATTGGGGCGACCGGCCGTTGGCAGCGCTGCCGGGCGTCCCCAGCCTCGAACAGGCCGGGTTCAACGTGAAGTTCGCGCAGTGGTCCGGGCTGTTCGTTCCGGCGGGCACGCCGGACGACGTGGTCAGGAAGCTGCGCGCGGCCTCGGCCAAGGCGGCGGCGGATCCAGCCGTGGTCCAGGTCATCGAGAAGGCCGGCAGTCCCATGGCCTATCTCGATGCGCCCGAGTTCCAGTCCTACTGGCGCACCGACGCTGGAGTGATGACCGAAGCAGTCCGGAAGATCGGAAAGGTCGAGTAA
- a CDS encoding PrkA family serine protein kinase: protein MDVISNFAARYERTREEVLSLQEYLEICKREPTAYATASERMLKAIGEPELVDTRNDPRLSRIFANKVIKIYPAFREFYGMEDAIEQVVSYFRHAAQGLEERKQILYLLGPVGGGKSSIAERLKQLMEQVPFYAIKGSPVNESPLGLFNATEDGEILEKEYGIPQRYLNRILSPWAVKRLEEYGGDIRQFQVVKRYPSVLRQIAVAKTEPGDENNQDISSLVGKIDIRKLETYAQDDPDAYAYSGGLCLANQGLLEFVEMFKAPIKVLHPLLTATQEGNFKGTEGFGAIPFDGIVLAHSNESEWKAFRNNKNNEAFLDRIYIVKVPYCLRVSEEIKIYEKLVRNSSLSLAPCAPGTLRMMAQFSVLTRLKEPENSSIFSKMQVYDGENLKDTDPKAKSIQEYRDYAGVDEGMSGVSTRFAFKIISKVFNFDSGEVAANPVHLMYVLEQQIEREQFAAETEQKYLSYIKELMAPRYAEFIGKEIQTAYLESYSEYGQNIFDRYVTYADYWIQDQEYRDQDTGEVFDRGSLNAELEKIEKPAGISNPKDFRNEIVNFVLRARAGNAGKNPLWTSYEKLRTVIEKKMFSNTEELLPVISFNAKSSADEMKKHEDFVNRMVQKGYTAKQVRLLCEWYLRVRKSS, encoded by the coding sequence ATGGATGTCATCAGTAACTTCGCCGCCCGCTACGAGCGGACTCGCGAAGAGGTCCTTTCCCTGCAGGAGTACCTCGAGATCTGCAAACGGGAGCCCACGGCCTACGCGACCGCGTCCGAGCGAATGCTCAAGGCCATCGGGGAGCCGGAGCTCGTCGACACGCGCAACGACCCGCGCCTGTCGCGCATCTTCGCCAACAAGGTCATCAAGATCTACCCGGCCTTCCGCGAGTTCTACGGCATGGAGGACGCCATCGAACAGGTGGTGTCCTACTTCCGGCACGCGGCGCAGGGGCTCGAAGAGAGAAAGCAGATCCTCTACCTGCTCGGCCCTGTCGGCGGCGGCAAGAGCTCGATCGCCGAGCGGCTGAAGCAGCTGATGGAGCAGGTGCCCTTCTATGCCATCAAGGGATCGCCGGTCAACGAATCGCCGCTCGGCCTCTTCAACGCCACCGAGGACGGCGAGATCCTCGAGAAGGAATACGGCATCCCGCAGCGCTACCTCAACCGCATCCTCTCGCCCTGGGCGGTGAAGCGGCTCGAGGAATACGGCGGCGACATCCGGCAGTTCCAGGTCGTCAAGCGCTACCCCTCGGTGCTGCGCCAGATCGCGGTGGCGAAGACCGAGCCCGGCGACGAGAACAACCAGGACATCTCGTCGCTGGTCGGCAAGATCGACATCCGCAAGCTCGAGACCTATGCGCAGGACGACCCGGACGCCTACGCCTACTCCGGCGGGCTGTGCCTGGCCAACCAGGGCTTGCTGGAGTTCGTCGAGATGTTCAAGGCGCCCATCAAGGTGCTGCATCCGTTGCTGACCGCCACGCAGGAAGGCAACTTCAAGGGCACCGAAGGCTTCGGCGCCATTCCCTTCGACGGCATCGTGCTTGCGCACAGCAACGAGAGCGAATGGAAGGCCTTCCGCAACAACAAGAACAACGAGGCATTCCTCGACCGGATCTACATCGTCAAGGTGCCCTACTGCCTGCGCGTCTCCGAAGAGATCAAGATCTACGAGAAGCTGGTGCGCAACTCCTCGCTGTCGCTGGCGCCCTGCGCGCCCGGCACGCTGCGCATGATGGCCCAGTTCTCGGTGCTCACGCGGCTGAAGGAGCCGGAGAACTCCAGCATCTTCAGCAAGATGCAGGTGTACGACGGCGAGAACCTCAAGGACACCGATCCCAAGGCCAAGTCGATCCAGGAGTACCGCGACTACGCGGGCGTGGACGAGGGCATGAGCGGCGTGTCCACCCGCTTCGCGTTCAAGATCATCTCCAAGGTCTTCAACTTCGACAGCGGCGAGGTTGCCGCCAACCCGGTGCACCTGATGTACGTGCTCGAGCAGCAGATCGAGCGCGAGCAGTTCGCGGCCGAGACCGAGCAGAAGTACCTGTCGTATATCAAGGAGCTGATGGCGCCGCGCTATGCGGAGTTCATCGGCAAGGAGATCCAGACCGCCTACCTCGAAAGCTACTCAGAGTACGGCCAGAACATCTTCGACCGGTACGTCACCTACGCCGACTACTGGATCCAGGACCAGGAGTACCGTGACCAGGACACCGGCGAGGTGTTCGACCGCGGCTCCCTCAACGCCGAGCTCGAGAAGATCGAGAAGCCCGCGGGCATCAGCAACCCCAAGGACTTCCGCAACGAGATCGTGAACTTCGTGCTGCGCGCGCGCGCCGGCAACGCGGGCAAGAACCCGCTGTGGACCAGCTACGAAAAGCTGCGCACGGTGATCGAGAAGAAGATGTTCTCCAACACCGAGGAGCTGCTGCCCGTCATCAGCTTCAACGCCAAGAGCAGCGCCGACGAGATGAAGAAGCACGAGGATTTCGTCAACCGCATGGTGCAGAAGGGCTACACCGCCAAGCAGGTCCGCCTCTTGTGCGAGTGGTATCTGCGCGTACGCAAGAGCTCATGA